The Pagrus major chromosome 17, Pma_NU_1.0 genome includes a region encoding these proteins:
- the rbm12bb gene encoding RNA binding motif protein 12Bb — protein sequence MAVVIRLQGLRITAGSEDIRKFFTGLKIPDGGVHIIGGEREEAFIIFASDEDARRAMIRSGGYIRGSAVTLLLSSKSEMQSILERSTKSAELDQKRRLEESARRDRRSVDPDMGRRLGSRSGHTPPLQHQRASNADEFLHVFLRGMPFSVTEAEVRDFFSGLLVEEIVLLINANGLKNGKGLVKFATTEDAYEALKRDRRYIGSRYVEVSPTTEDEWRQVSAKVSMDVKTGNNFERERSPIRNQRNPQHHARSRSPFAQRSIAPTDDEYCVLLENMSYAAEKEHIKDLFCNAKLEDDQILHLMDGDGKRTRATFVLFKSLRDYCDALSHEKRLFLNRWVSTRPISREKMISLLESQNTGDKCPGDSERFQERPPSYPSDAYDSEKLCLFVRNLPFDVRKVEIMDFFIGFNVTEDKVFMLRDHKGAGVGKALILFQSEAEAMAALSLNGRRFLGSEVILKCISRSQMQQLGVEPPVVQESIVQQPRPREELFSGRSSEALYQPGDTDYPDFRVPPDGNLPMTNVQGRNQGGWDYEPYAGGPYAPQDRGNGVRGGFGPSEQHFDGPTCVQLANLPFQIRNEEIYDFCYGYRIIPGSVSLQYDPSGKPKGSATALFESRQEALTAIQELSGRPIGPRKIQLLLV from the coding sequence ATGGCAGTCGTCATCCGTTTACAGGGACTGAGAATCACGGCAGGCTCTGAGGATATTCGCAAGTTCTTCACTGGCCTCAAAATTCCGGATGGAGGGGTGCATATAATTGGTGGGGAGCGAGAGGAGGCTTTCATTATCTTTGCTTCAGATGAAGATGCGAGAAGAGCCATGATTCGCTCTGGCGGATACATCCGTGGTTCAGCTGTGACATTGCTGCTAAGTAGTAAATCAGAGATGCAGAGCATCCTCGAAAGAAGTACAAAAAGTGCGGAGCTAGATCAGAAGAGGAGACTTGAGGAGAGTGCAAGACGTGATAGAAGATCTGTCGACCCTGACATGGGCAGGAGGTTGGGTAGCAGATCTGGTCATACCCCTCCCCTCCAGCACCAGAGGGCTTCAAACGCTGATGAATTCCTGCACGTGTTTCTCAGAGGAATGCCCTTCTCTGTGACGGAAGCAGAAGTCCGTGACTTTTTCAGTGGTTTACTTGTTGAGGAAATAGTCTTGTTGATAAATGCAAATGGTTTAAAGAATGGGAAAGGTCTGGTCAAATTTGCAACAACAGAGGATGCGTATGAAGCCCTGAAGAGGGATAGGAGATACATTGGGTCCAGGTATGTGGAGGTCTCCCCAACAACAGAGGATGAATGGCGCCAGGTTTCTGCTAAAGTGTCAATGGATGTAAAAACAGGCAACAACTTTGAAAGGGAGAGATCACCTATTCGCAATCAGAGGAATCCACAACATCATGCAAGGTCAAGGTCACCTTTTGCCCAGAGGTCCATTGCTCCTACTGATGATGAGTACTGCGTTCTGTTAGAAAATATGTCCTATGCAGCAGAAAAAGAACACATAAAAGACCTTTTCTGTAATGCAAAGCTCGAGGATGACCAGATCTTACACCTAATGGACGGAGATGGGAAAAGAACCAGAGCCACCTTTGTGCTCTTCAAGAGTCTGCGTGACTATTGTGATGCCTTATCTCATGAAAAAAGGCTGTTTCTCAACAGATGGGTTTCTACACGCCCAATCTCAAGAGAGAAAATGATCTCTCTTCTGGAATCTCAGAACACTGGTGACAAATGTCCTGGGGACTCCGAAAGGTTTCAGGAGAGGCCTCCATCTTACCCCAGTGATGCTTATGACTCTGAGaaattgtgtctgtttgtgcgAAACCTGCCATTTGATGTGCGGAAAGTTGAGATCATGGACTTCTTCATTGGGTTTAATGTCACAGAAGACAAGGTGTTCATGCTGCGTGACCATAAAGGTGCTGGGGTTGGAAAGGCTTTGATTCTCTTCCAGTCCGAGGCAGAGGCCATGGCTGCACTCTCTCTCAATGGACGAAGGTTTCTTGGGTCGGAAGTCATACTGAAATGCATTTCACGTTCACAGATGCAGCAGTTGGGTGTTGAGCCACCAGTGGTGCAAGAGTCAATTGTGCAGCAGCCACGGCCAAGAGAAGAGCTGTTCTCGGGCAGGAGCAGCGAGGCACTCTATCAGCCTGGTGACACTGATTACCCTGACTTTAGGGTTCCTCCTGATGGTAACTTGCCAATGACTAATGTACAGGGTCGTAACCAAGGAGGCTGGGATTATGAGCCCTATGCAGGAGGCCCTTACGCTCCACAAGACAGGGGTAATGGCGTCCGTGGTGGCTTTGGTCCCTCTGAGCAGCATTTTGATGGTCCCACCTGTGTGCAGCTAGCTAACTTGCCTTTTCAAATCAGAAATGAAGAAATCTATGACTTCTGCTACGGATATCGCATTATCCCCGGATCTGTCTCACTGCAGTATGACCCGAGTGGAAAACCTAAAGGATCTGCAACTGCATTGTTTGAGTCCCGCCAGGAGGCATTAACCGCAATTCAGGAACTGAGTGGAAGACCAATAGGTCCAAGAAAAATACAGCTACTGCTTGTGTGA